The Montipora capricornis isolate CH-2021 chromosome 3, ASM3666992v2, whole genome shotgun sequence genome window below encodes:
- the LOC138042698 gene encoding spondin-2-like, producing the protein MRLLAIFSLCINVYGGLRVTGTKCSSANCPALSKTPQNSLENGKALDFADDDPDEKYSCCACGEATFDITFIGKWTKATYPRHFPGLMARWSPLIGASHSKDYILWKYGGMASPGVTRVSEWGAVEKLQQEMKRQGDNIFSIIKTPALYKSNGQVSTTFKADKRRNLVSALAKMFPSPDWNVGVDRVNLCGGNCTWRKQITMDLHPWDAGTDDGITFISANRRSEPQQPIRNITRHTHQHSEASFPNTEGSDIIRPFGQIKLQLMDTSGDCVQIRQPFPPQKKRIHCEVSRWSSWSPCSVTCGHGQQVRGRAIIKKPTNNGLPCPNLAEFRPCAMDNCTVPPLSIKENCKLSPWSNWSDCRGTCGRGGRFRSRTILQKAGPGGKPCPDYHSLIKWRKCKLPKCPADKSNDCIVTEWSPWTSCTKKCNRGRKFRIRKIIKSAKKDGASCPTKLRDRTRCLHVKCSE; encoded by the exons AAAATGGAAAAGCATTAGACTTCGCTGATGATGATCCTGATGAAAAATATTCGTGCTGTGCGTGTGGTGAAGCGACCTTTGACATCACTTTCATCG GTAAATGGACTAAGGCCACATATCCACGTCACTTTCCTGGATTGATGGCTCGCTGGTCTCCTCTTATTGGCGCATCACACAGCAAAGATTACATCCTATGGAAGTATGGAGGGATGGCCTCGCCCGGTGTAACCAGGGTCAGCGAGTGGGGAGCTGTTGAGAAACTGCAACAGGAGATGAAACGTCAGGGAGATAATATTTTCAG CATTATCAAGACTCCAGCGTTGTACAAGAGCAATGGCCAAGTTTCCACAACGTTTAAGGCGGACAAAAGGCGCAATCTCGTTTCAGCACTTGCAAAGATGTTCCCGAGTCCTGACTGGAACGTGGGCGTGGATCGAGTGAACCTATGTGGCGGTAATTGCACATGGAGAAAACAAATCACGATGGATCTTCACCCATGGGACGCtg GAACCGATGATGGAATCACCTTTATATCAGCCAATAGAAGATCAGAACCTCAGCAACCAATCAGGAACATAACCAGACACACTCACCAACATTCTGAGGCATCATTTCCGAACACGGAAGGAAGTGACATCATACGACCCTTTGGTCAGATTAAATTGCAGCTCATGGACACTTCCGGTGATTGTGTGCAAATTCGACAACCGTTTCCTCCACAAA AGAAAAGAATTCATTGCGAAGTTTCCCGATGGTCGTCATGGTCGCCTTGTTCGGTCACGTGTGGACATGGTCAACAGGTTAGGGGGCGAGCAATAATCAAGAAACCTACGAATAATGGATTACCATGCCCTAATCTGGCCGAATTCAGACCTTGTGCCATGGACAATTGCACTG TTCCACCACTTTCGATCAAGGAGAACTGCAAGCTCTCTCCGTGGTCTAACTGGAGCGATTGTCGCGGTACATGTGGTCGTGGTGGTCGATTTCGGTCGCGCACAATTCTGCAAAAAGCGGGACCTGGAGGAAAGCCGTGTCCAGACTACCACTCGCTTATAAAATGGAGAAAATGCAAGCTACCTAAATGCCCTGCAGATAAAAGCAATG ATTGTATCGTAACAGAGTGGTCTCCGTGGACATCGTGTACTAAAAAGTGTAATCGAGGAAGAAAGTTTCGGATAAGAAAGATTATTAAAAGCGCAAAGAAGGATGGAGCTAGTTGTCCGACAAAGCTAAGAGACAGGACAAGATGCCTTCATGTGAAATGTTCTG AATGA